Sequence from the Primulina huaijiensis isolate GDHJ02 chromosome 16, ASM1229523v2, whole genome shotgun sequence genome:
ATTTTAAGGATGACAGCAAGAGGATTTCTCGCTTACGAAACATCCGAGTCTTGTTTTTCCACACAAATCCACATTACACGGTGAATAGAAAATCTCACATATGTTAATTATTTTGAATCCTTCTATTAATTGCAAACCGgtaaatgaaaagaaaatgaaagacTGCATGGGGACTCTgtagttttaatttttgaaagtttttaaCTTGAAGTAGGCAAATTACCCCCAAAAGAAACTGATCCTTGTATCAATCATCCTGTGATTCTTCAacagatttttcaaattttgacagAGTTTCGTCGCTTTCATACACatcaaaggaaaggaaatgCTCTACTTTTTCTAGGCTTCTTCCTTAAAAGAGAGTCCTCGAGTAAAATTTTACTTGGCAAATCTAAACTTAGACTTCTCATTCCATTATCATGAGAGCACAGTACAACCAGATGCATAgttcataataaaaatacaagtcTTTAAATAACTAAGGCAGTTTAGCAACAGGGTGGCACAACTTACCTAGCATGTTTAGCATACTCGTCATAATTCTCGAGCAGCATCTTGCCAGCCTGATCATTTAGAGCTGATTCTGGAAATGGCTCAATCAATAAGCATCTGATAACCTATCAAAAAAAGAGAGAATGCgataggaaaataaaattgtcCTGAAATGTActaaatattgattaaaaaaaatctctaaaGTGGCAAAACACACACTCTATGAGGAATCACCGAATTGACTGAACTTACTATTAAAACATGACGTAAACCAAGATTTGGGTTCCAGTCTCTCTTAAGAGCATTCACACATATTTCACCATTAGTTGcaatatttggatgaaaaatattGGTCAGAAAGTAGCCTGGAATGTAAAACCAAGAGagaatataaaataaatcaaaatggtAGCATATAAAGTATGTCTTTTGATCCGTGACTGATAATAATGGAAGGTGTATTCAGCATAAACGAAGACAAACCTTTTGGAGGGGATTGTGGGAAATCATGAGACAAAATCAACTTCATTCGAAAAACTCCATTTTCATATGGAGTCCCAGCTGCAAGAATACGCATAGTCACAAAAAGGAAATGTCTTTCTGAAGTGCAAGAGGATCATGGCAAAGAAACGTACCAGGGCCCTCAATGTCAGCGAAGATAACTGAAAAGTtatcatcattcacacctactTTAATTCCTTCTGGGGGAGTTTCATCAAGGTTCTTCAATTCTTTTGCAAGTTGTTTAATGACGTTTGGGGGAAAATTCTCATTAGTTGCCTAAACAATGTAAACACAACAATTATGGAGTTTCTCTCTAAATGTAAAATCCACTGTACAATAAGAAAGACATAAATACTCTCTTTTTTATTCTTGAAATGTGACACAGGGGTGTAAAGCGTTACTgatatgaatttatttatttaaccaacttgcataaattttaaatatctgCAACTCCTTGCAAAACAAACACAAAGTAAATAGTTTCGAATTCAGTATCTTTTTTACCTCAATATATTCTTTTATAAGACATTCTATATCCATAAGAAAAGGAGGGTAACATTACCATAGCAGGCTGTGTAAGAGCAAAAAGTTCACTCTTAACTTTTGTGGAAAGATAAAGGTCCCTCAGCAGAACTATTGTGCGTTAAAAGTTTCCAGAAAGATAATCGGGACACAAGGCAGGATCCTGCATATCAACAGCATCAGCACCCCAGTGGCAAAGAAAGCTCACAAAAATAGATTAGCGTATGATGAAGACGAGCAAATCAATCGAAGAAAGGTATCTGCCATATGCGATGGAAAAATGTTTACCCATCTTCCCGTAAAAATCAAAATACAGTAACTCAAGACCTAAAAGCAAAGAAACACAAGAACTGAGAGGGGTGattctaaaaaatataatgtCAAACCATCATAAAAGAATTTGGCTTTAGAATCAAGACGTTGCATATCACCTCGTAGGTACCACCAATTGCGCCCTTTTCAACCAAAACTTAAGAcaaacttttgattttttttagtcAGGTGAATAGGTAATACAATAATAGTAAAACAAATCTGATATTtctacaaaagaaaataataacatGAAATTCAGACATGTTAGCCTAACAAGAAAGTAAAGTACTTTACAAACAAAAATGGAGCATTGAAAGGGCCAAACTTCACGGATCAGAATCAAATGAAGCAAAGCATAAACCCTACGAGTGGACAACTCGAGAACCCACCATAATGGTATAATCTCTTACAcgttacccaaaaaaaaaacataaacaaaatACAATCATTTCAAGAAAAGACAAGAAAACCTCTTCAGAAATATGTCCGGGAATCACAATTGCTCAATTTGAGATAAAATCCAATCTATCCCAAAATCACTTAACAAAAGGTACCATCAAGAAGCATAGAAACCCATGTGAAGAACATGACCTACGAAGCAAGCGGGCGTAGAGGGGATGCGATGTACAAATGTGGGTCGGTGCTCGTTTTTCTCGGCTTTCGCTTTCTCCGAAATTACAGATAAGATATGCACAACGCAAAAGACCGCAAATAGATTTGAGTGCGATCCAGCCCTCCTGCAAATAATTGACGAGTGGATTTGAACATGCACCACAAGTGAATCAGAGAGTGGCCGCGATTTTGAGACGGAAATGTTGAATACAGGGACGCTCCAAATTAATACATCAACCAACACTCTTTTATGCTATAACGTTACAATGTAGATCTTGGGAATTTGATTTGACCTatgagttttatttttaaatgtttattgttcttatttttatattttaatattcacCTAAATCgtacgaatttttttttttgcttttatcgttaacaaaaattttattttttatataaaaaaatatttgacataaaTTGAATAATACGTTAATATTTAATATCCAAGTTTTTTTTTGACACAAGGGTGCAAAAAAGCGATATCTGTTATTAAAAATATGTGgtttagtatttaattttagGACGAGAGATGATTTCAAAGTAGTCCGAACATACCTAGACTTTATTAAACCTTAATGTATATGTACATATTGTGTGTCAAGAGATATTAATATTGTTTGTAGATAACAATTCGTTTAGAAAATCTataatttgtttttgaaaaaaatccatgtttttttaaattttcaatagTAGCAAATTCGCCAAGGATATTTTTATATGTGACAAGAATGGTTTTGAATTCAAATCTCAATCGGGTGAATAGTAGTTAGATCAAATAAGCAACAAAGTCCAGGCAAGACCCAAGGCCCAACCCAAGAAGAAGAATGGTGAGAGTAATATATTTGTATTGGTAATCATTGGCAATGCGTAAAACATGGCCTCGAAgatccaaaaaagaaaaaaaagaactaGGATTTTATGACAATTTATCCGTTGAATTAGAAAACCATTCGCCTAATTGTCAATTGATtaattaaacatgatttttacgTTATCAGTTGTTAATAATGTATGTGGAGAGCAAAGTGTAGATGGACAAATACAACCACTGATAATTGTTTCATCGTGAGTTGTTAAGATAGAAATTTGATAGTTGTTTCATCGTGAATTGTTAAGATAGAAATTTGAATcataatttaaatgatttaaagaaataaaatgctCTTGCTTTCAAGCTTCATAGGTAATTCGGTTTAGTCTATTCGAATCCAAGAGATCCGAATTGAAGGATTTGGATTTTGAGAAAGTATTCCAGATAAATTTTTAACTCAAAATAAACACACATTTGAAATGACTCAAATTAAGTACctatatataaaagaaatcaATTAATCCACAAAGAATAAACAGATTGCAACTTAAATGTGGAGGTATATTCTTGTATAGTATAACAGAGAAGCTGCTGAATATACCTTCTTCGATACAGAGCTTCTGTCTTGGGATTTTTCACTAGGCGTGTCATTTCATTAATAATTTAGCAAgtcattttataattataaagaTATACTTCTTTTTTCAACTGCAACTCATTTCATACACTAAAGCAAATATAACATGTATCAGGTATCATATTAATCAAATTCACGTGACAAtgaattggtttgttaaatttgaaaatgggacctcaagtATAAATTCATCTCTGAAATGCAAGAACAATGATCAAAGGTTCCAAATTCAAGTTTATGAAGATTTTTAATGGCCAAGAACAAGAAAAGACTATTTTAAGAGACCTAGTCAGCATCCATTTCCTCAAGTGCCGCTTTGGCTGCTGCCTTGGCTTCTTCTAATAGGTTATCTGGAACCTGATTAACCAAAAAGACGAAGGAATATTATTCACCAATTCACATAGCAATGAAGAATTCAGTTCAAAGCCCAGACATATAAACATCAAAGAACTGATACCTCGAGTCATAGAGGGGGAGGAGGGGTGAGAAATGCCGAGGAAAAACAGCAGAGTGAAATGAGAAACATTCTAAATATTATCCATAATGAGGTCATTTGAGGACAGGTAGGGATGTCAATCCAGGGATCTAGGAGAGGGGAGCGAGACAGGAGAAGGGAGCTCGCAATTCAAAGGATTTTAGTGGCAGTATTTTGcagttttataaaaattacaggcaaaatttaagaacaaaataATCTAAGAGGAGTCGATTGCCCCCTTGCCCCTCAACTGGATTTTTCCAATTCAAGAGAGTCCTTAGAACCAGTCCAGCCACAAACTCCCTCTAATGCATATTTCTAACAATAGGCATCCAAAATACAAAAAGTTTCCATTCAATTTTGGATCCTAAAATATAGTTTCTGGAATTATTTTGACTGATCCTCCCATCAACCAACCAAATCCATATGTGGAGGCTGAACTGCTGGAGCTTTAAAGATTAATACTTAACAACATTTTAGCGGAGCATCCAGTTACTTTCGTCTTAGAGTTCCTAATTTGGATTTCATTCACTTCGCTGACGCTGATGAAATATCTAGAAAATTAACATTATGGCCAGAAGTGTCTTTAAGACAACAAATGACATCAATCAAATACAAGCGGCAGCACAATGGATCAGTACATCCAAGATCTTAATACGTTCAATGTTCACCTTTTGATGCAGGCGGTTTGACTCGTCACAGACCCAGCTCATTTCCAACTCAAATGCTTTGTCCTTTGCTTCATCATGTACTCCGTAAATACTGCTTATGAAAATGGCAGCACATCAAAATATGAAAGATGGGACCTTATAAGTGATAGAGACAAATATGAAGAAAAtagaaaaacaatattattttgcaCACGCTACCAGTCTCAAACTAAAAAGTGACACTTTCTATGGCtcaaaaaaaaagggaaaaaaataaatggtTGTAAATTACTTGGCAGTACCGTAAAGATGCTCGAATTGCTAAATAGAAAACTTGAAGTCATTATCAAAATTGAGACATCCCAATGAAATGAGTCTTGACATAAACTAAATGCGTATGTAAATAAGAGCGACACTAAgatgataaaattaatacattTCCACACTACAAGATCCCAAAAATTTTTTACACATTTTTGAAGTGGCGAtcataaaacacaaaaatgaagATTATTTATCACTAGAAAGCATTCAAAATGTTGGGAGAAATTCAAAACACATTTGTTTGCGTAAAAAGAAGTGATAACATTATTTTATGGTAGGCAGTGGATGCGTCGAGCCATATGAGAACTTAATACTTGAGTTCGTGATATGCAATGATTTTTTATAGTGAACCAAATGTGCATCCATTTGACAGGTATTTAGGTATTACATAGACAACAAAACCGATCATAACCAGGTTAATAGCCAGGATAAAATTacacacaaaataaataattatatgtaaATTCCAAACATAAATTAGAAGTTATAACTCACATCTTGGCCACCTCAATAATGGCTTGCCGACATGTCATTTCTGAAAGCTTTAATTTTTCAATCTCCCTGTGAACACAACATGGTAGCTCAGAAGTTTCAACTATCAAATATCACTGTATAAAAAGAAATGTTAAATAACAAAAAGATGTCTTGGCAAAAGAATAAGTGTGTTTTCATGAAAGAAAGAGTACAGGTTATTTTGGTGGTGGAttataaaaaggaaaaagaaaaaacatcaaccaaGGAGGCTTCAACCCTAGAATTCAAACAAAGCCAGACTCATTTACCTCATAAAGAAACTCATGACTCACATTATAATAACCAAACAAATACAGGGGGAAAAAAGAATGTAAAGGCCCATTTTACAACTAAATATCTTCAGATTAGGAGGCTCCAACTATACTTTGTTCTTTTTTACTTTTCAAGTTCTATATCTAGGATGTAAAATATATTGCTCACGTTTTTGCAGCCTGCCTGCCCTTTCCAATTGCAGCACCGAAATATCTCTGCATCAAAGAGATTATGCAAATGATAGAAAGATACATAAAGAAccaaaatattacaaatttaacACGAAGATACATATTATCCATTAAAATTAATAGTCAAAAGAACATGACACTAATAACATAAGTATAAAATTATAAGACTAGATCATTGAATGATATAACCATAATTTGCTATTGATGCAAGAAAAAACTAACATAGGAAACTCCAGACGGTTCAACCAAGTACAGCTGCGGTCCATCCCTATCATAACCCCCCAAAATTACTCCACATCCAAAGGGCCTACAAAATTCAGTTATTGGGTTCACGTGCAGAAAACAGACCAATGGAAATGACGCGTGTGAAAGGAGATGCAAAAACAAACCTGAGCCACCAATAGAGTGTGCACAAATGCACATAACTAGCAACACGTTCTGCAAGTTCTTTCACA
This genomic interval carries:
- the LOC140961307 gene encoding proteasome subunit alpha type-3, whose product is MSSIGTGYDLSVTTFSPDGRVFQIEYAAKAVDNSGTVVAIRCKDGVVMGVEKLIASKMMLPGSNRRIHAVHRHSGMAVAGLAADGRQIVTRAKSEAANYESVYGEQIPVKELAERVASYVHLCTLYWWLRPFGCGVILGGYDRDGPQLYLVEPSGVSYRYFGAAIGKGRQAAKTEIEKLKLSEMTCRQAIIEVAKIIYGVHDEAKDKAFELEMSWVCDESNRLHQKVPDNLLEEAKAAAKAALEEMDAD
- the LOC140961977 gene encoding ubiquitin-conjugating enzyme E2 22-like, with the translated sequence MATNENFPPNVIKQLAKELKNLDETPPEGIKVGVNDDNFSVIFADIEGPAGTPYENGVFRMKLILSHDFPQSPPKGYFLTNIFHPNIATNGEICVNALKRDWNPNLGLRHVLIVIRCLLIEPFPESALNDQAGKMLLENYDEYAKHARVYTEIHALKPKPKFKTGTISESTTINIDQTNPSVKSVDPKNATSFAAPPSPLAPKPGNSQDQQSVALTSSSETGVSGSATSTQKRESGLTKVPADKKKMDARKKSLKRL